The following coding sequences lie in one Deltaproteobacteria bacterium IMCC39524 genomic window:
- a CDS encoding murein transglycosylase A → MNKIYVLIVSGLLLLSSCAKPPEPSPVVEEPVIEEPVVDKGVPTLQVVDWTDVVGWQEDNPGLALGALLESCSALRWRPQWQPACEEAAAMKQASEAEVRAFFERNFEPHQVSKPDGTTEGLLTGYYVPDLRGSRVASAAYPYPLYQRPNDLLTIDLSDVYPDLSNYRLRGRLDGHRVVPYWDRSEIDSQKRPLVDQELFWVADPVELFFLQIQGSGRILFDDGEQVMVNYADQNGHPYKSIGKYLIDRGAMPRSKMSMQNIRLWARNNPSEVDNLLNQNPSYVFFRALPADVKSPPGALGVPLTPGRSLAVDRRHIPLGAPVFVDTFWPNSDKPLRRLMMAQDTGGAIKGQVRGDFFWGMGSQAGSQAGRMKQTVRFWVLLPREVSVD, encoded by the coding sequence ATGAATAAAATATATGTTCTGATTGTCTCCGGTCTATTGCTTCTTTCGTCCTGTGCGAAGCCACCGGAGCCGTCTCCGGTCGTTGAGGAACCGGTCATCGAAGAACCGGTCGTTGATAAAGGTGTACCCACTCTGCAGGTGGTCGACTGGACGGACGTTGTTGGCTGGCAGGAGGACAACCCGGGACTCGCTCTTGGTGCTTTGCTGGAAAGTTGTTCGGCGCTGCGCTGGCGTCCGCAGTGGCAGCCGGCCTGTGAGGAGGCCGCGGCTATGAAGCAGGCGTCCGAAGCGGAGGTCCGTGCCTTCTTTGAACGTAACTTTGAGCCTCATCAGGTCAGTAAACCGGACGGTACCACGGAAGGGTTGCTGACCGGCTACTATGTTCCGGATTTGCGGGGGAGTCGGGTGGCTTCAGCCGCTTACCCTTATCCGCTTTATCAACGTCCTAACGATCTGTTGACCATCGACTTGAGCGATGTCTACCCGGATTTAAGCAATTATCGCTTACGCGGCCGTCTTGATGGGCACAGGGTTGTCCCTTACTGGGATCGAAGCGAAATCGACAGCCAGAAACGACCTCTGGTCGATCAGGAACTTTTCTGGGTTGCTGACCCGGTCGAACTCTTCTTTCTGCAAATCCAGGGTTCAGGTCGGATTCTGTTTGATGATGGTGAACAGGTGATGGTCAATTATGCTGATCAGAACGGCCATCCTTACAAGTCGATCGGTAAATACCTGATCGATCGTGGTGCCATGCCTCGCAGCAAGATGTCGATGCAGAATATCAGGTTATGGGCAAGGAACAACCCGAGCGAAGTCGATAACCTCCTCAACCAGAATCCGAGCTATGTGTTCTTCAGGGCTTTGCCTGCTGATGTAAAGAGTCCGCCGGGAGCCCTTGGTGTGCCACTGACCCCTGGCCGGAGTCTTGCTGTTGATCGTCGTCACATACCCCTGGGAGCGCCGGTTTTCGTTGACACCTTCTGGCCGAACAGTGATAAGCCGCTGCGACGCCTGATGATGGCACAGGATACCGGGGGAGCTATAAAGGGCCAAGTCCGCGGAGATTTTTTCTGGGGTATGGGTTCACAGGCAGGCTCTCAGGCCGGTCGCATGAAACAAACAGTACGCTTCTGGGTTCTCTTGCCTCGAGAGGTGTCGGTTGATTAA
- the priA gene encoding primosomal protein N' encodes MTSITSLARAAEIAVVAPLDKILNYAIPVGLADEVGIGSRVRVPLGRRQVVGYVMNWAEPGDAKLKDILEVIDPHPLFHQNHAAFYLRAARYYVYPPGQAVRTALPAGLSALDSKPTVLSDKLYRATDRDEQPQGARQREILDYVRTKNECTLSQLRETFSAPHAALQRLVELKFLQFEEIERCRDPFAEIDVVEHCPVELNAAQQVAVTAVQAALDGPSTFAPFLLHGVTGSGKTEVYLRSIAKVLETGRQALVLVPEIALTPQLVTRFRSWFQNHGVRLAVLHSGLSDGERYDAWRQVARGDVDVVIGARSAVFAPLPELGLIVVDEEHDGSYKQSEGFRYNARDLALMRGQMEEAVVILGSATPVLTSYQRSLGGHLTHLELPERTAERPLPEVHLVDLSQHEGESQLSEPLQSAMAEALAAGEQVLLLLNRRGYAPFLLCHDCGAVLRCPNCDITLTYSQVQSSLRCHYCDFHMRPPESCDRCSGVRLLPEGMGTERLEEEIRELFPEARVARMDRDTTSRKGAHHRLIEQMSAREIDVLIGTQMIAKGHDFPAVTLVGVLNADTALNLPDFRSAERVFSLLSQVAGRAGRGDRPGRVMIQTYAVDNYALDFVARHDYQGFAALELSQRQVLAYPPFGYLVNLVLSGNDETRVNRAAEQISVNLTSGSSDAEVLGPAPCLLPRLRNKHRVQILLKAKEREPLRRQIEQLQRLRTQLPAGVVLTVDVDPVDMF; translated from the coding sequence GTGACTTCTATAACATCACTGGCACGAGCCGCAGAAATTGCAGTTGTTGCGCCTCTGGATAAAATTCTAAACTACGCAATCCCTGTCGGTTTGGCAGATGAGGTTGGTATTGGTAGTCGTGTTCGGGTTCCTCTTGGCCGCCGTCAAGTGGTTGGCTATGTCATGAACTGGGCAGAGCCAGGTGATGCAAAGTTGAAAGATATTCTCGAAGTCATCGATCCCCATCCCCTGTTTCACCAGAATCATGCTGCGTTTTACCTGCGTGCGGCGCGTTATTATGTTTATCCCCCCGGACAGGCGGTCAGAACTGCTCTGCCGGCTGGTCTCTCGGCTCTGGATAGCAAGCCGACTGTTTTGAGCGACAAGCTTTACCGGGCAACGGACCGGGATGAACAGCCGCAAGGTGCGCGACAGCGGGAAATTCTCGACTATGTCCGTACGAAGAACGAGTGCACTTTAAGCCAGCTGCGAGAAACTTTTTCTGCCCCTCATGCGGCTTTACAGCGTTTGGTGGAGCTGAAATTCCTGCAGTTCGAAGAGATTGAACGTTGCCGGGATCCGTTTGCTGAAATCGACGTTGTAGAACACTGCCCGGTTGAATTGAATGCGGCTCAACAGGTTGCTGTTACGGCAGTTCAGGCCGCCCTTGATGGGCCGTCGACGTTTGCCCCGTTTCTTCTTCACGGCGTCACAGGCAGCGGCAAAACCGAGGTTTACCTGAGGTCGATAGCCAAAGTCCTCGAAACAGGCCGACAGGCGTTGGTCCTGGTCCCTGAAATTGCCCTGACGCCGCAACTGGTGACTCGCTTTCGCAGCTGGTTTCAGAATCATGGAGTGCGTCTGGCCGTGCTCCACTCCGGCCTGTCTGATGGTGAACGCTATGATGCCTGGAGGCAGGTTGCAAGAGGTGATGTCGATGTTGTGATCGGTGCTCGTTCGGCGGTCTTTGCCCCGCTGCCTGAGTTGGGGCTGATCGTGGTCGATGAGGAGCATGATGGCAGCTACAAACAGTCGGAGGGCTTTCGTTACAATGCCCGAGACCTGGCATTGATGCGTGGCCAGATGGAGGAGGCCGTCGTCATCCTGGGTAGCGCCACGCCGGTTCTGACCTCCTATCAGCGCTCTCTGGGGGGGCACCTGACACACCTGGAGCTGCCCGAGAGGACTGCTGAAAGGCCCTTGCCGGAAGTCCATCTGGTCGATCTTTCGCAACATGAAGGAGAGAGCCAGCTGAGCGAGCCGTTGCAGAGTGCTATGGCGGAAGCTCTGGCTGCGGGTGAGCAGGTGCTCCTGCTGTTGAATCGTCGCGGTTATGCACCCTTTCTGCTTTGCCATGATTGCGGAGCAGTTCTGCGGTGCCCTAACTGTGATATCACCTTGACCTATTCACAGGTCCAGAGCTCTTTGCGTTGTCACTACTGTGATTTCCACATGAGACCGCCTGAGAGTTGTGACAGGTGCAGCGGAGTCCGCTTGCTCCCCGAAGGAATGGGCACGGAGCGTCTCGAAGAGGAGATCCGGGAGCTTTTCCCCGAGGCCAGGGTGGCGCGCATGGATCGTGACACCACCAGCCGCAAAGGAGCTCACCATCGGTTGATAGAGCAGATGTCGGCTAGAGAGATTGACGTTCTGATCGGTACTCAGATGATCGCCAAGGGCCATGATTTCCCGGCGGTCACCCTGGTTGGTGTCCTCAACGCCGACACCGCTCTGAACCTGCCAGATTTTCGCAGCGCCGAAAGGGTTTTCTCGCTCCTCAGCCAGGTTGCCGGGCGAGCCGGTCGCGGAGACCGTCCCGGGCGTGTCATGATCCAGACCTATGCCGTAGATAATTATGCGCTTGATTTTGTCGCCCGCCACGATTACCAGGGCTTTGCTGCCCTGGAGCTGTCGCAACGCCAGGTCCTGGCGTATCCACCCTTCGGATATCTGGTGAACCTGGTCTTGAGTGGCAATGACGAAACCAGGGTCAACCGTGCAGCGGAGCAGATTTCTGTTAACCTGACATCTGGTTCGAGTGACGCGGAAGTCCTTGGTCCAGCCCCATGTCTGTTGCCGCGTTTGCGCAACAAGCACCGGGTGCAGATTCTGCTCAAGGCAAAAGAGCGTGAGCCCTTGCGTCGTCAGATTGAGCAGTTACAGAGACTCAGAACACAACTCCCAGCCGGGGTTGTGTTGACCGTTGATGTCGATCCGGTCGATATGTTCTGA
- a CDS encoding FprA family A-type flavoprotein: MEHYQEVTNNVFWVGVRHAELQIFDELFPTHNGTTYNSYVVKGNEKTALIDTVKAPFTEEFFAKIDECVGLDNIDLVVVNHTEPDHSGALTKLLERRPDLPVYCSRPAQNFLSQLLNGPFNAQVVSDGDEIDLGGRTLRFVLAPNLHWPDTMFTYLVEDAVLFPCDAFGAHYCASKLFDDEIPDFSQDFHFYFDCIMRPFKDKVRAAVSKVDELELKMICPSHGPIRRIDPAAVVDSYRRWSALPPEQPNPRALMLTMSAHGNTHRMATEIREELEKQNFHVVELRMCELRDSDLRDELELADLVLVGTSTINRDAPPQAWHAMSLFSLVTPKAKIAAAFGSFGWSGEAVKLVEERLKGLRFKMPVPGLTLRFSPTDDNLRECREFAGQVAAQVVGAE, translated from the coding sequence ATGGAGCATTACCAGGAGGTCACCAACAATGTTTTCTGGGTTGGTGTCAGGCACGCAGAGCTGCAGATTTTTGATGAGCTTTTCCCGACGCATAATGGCACGACCTACAATTCTTATGTTGTAAAAGGGAATGAGAAAACAGCCTTGATCGATACCGTCAAGGCCCCCTTTACGGAAGAATTTTTTGCCAAGATCGATGAGTGTGTCGGCCTCGACAATATCGACCTGGTGGTTGTCAACCATACAGAACCCGACCATTCCGGTGCCTTGACCAAGCTCCTTGAAAGGCGTCCGGATCTACCGGTTTACTGTTCGCGTCCTGCGCAGAATTTTCTCTCCCAATTGCTGAATGGGCCGTTCAACGCCCAGGTTGTCAGTGATGGCGATGAAATTGACCTTGGTGGGCGTACCCTGCGTTTTGTTCTGGCTCCTAATCTGCATTGGCCGGATACCATGTTCACCTACCTGGTTGAGGACGCCGTTCTGTTTCCTTGTGATGCCTTTGGTGCTCATTACTGCGCCAGCAAACTCTTTGATGATGAGATTCCGGACTTCTCCCAGGACTTTCATTTCTATTTCGACTGCATCATGCGCCCTTTCAAAGACAAGGTCCGGGCTGCCGTCAGCAAAGTCGACGAGCTGGAACTGAAAATGATCTGCCCCTCTCACGGCCCAATTCGCCGGATCGACCCGGCTGCTGTGGTCGATTCCTATCGCCGCTGGTCAGCCCTGCCGCCGGAACAACCCAATCCTCGCGCCCTAATGTTAACCATGTCCGCGCACGGTAATACTCACCGCATGGCTACAGAAATTCGTGAGGAGCTTGAGAAACAAAACTTCCATGTTGTTGAGCTGCGTATGTGTGAGCTGCGCGATAGTGACTTACGCGACGAACTGGAGTTGGCGGACCTCGTGCTGGTGGGGACTTCGACGATTAATCGCGACGCGCCACCACAGGCCTGGCACGCCATGTCACTATTCTCCCTGGTGACGCCCAAAGCAAAGATTGCTGCAGCTTTTGGCTCTTTCGGCTGGAGTGGTGAAGCGGTCAAGTTGGTTGAAGAGCGCTTGAAAGGGCTGCGCTTTAAAATGCCGGTGCCCGGCCTGACGCTGCGCTTCTCACCGACCGACGACAATCTCCGCGAATGCCGCGAGTTTGCCGGCCAGGTTGCCGCCCAGGTTGTGGGTGCGGAGTAG
- a CDS encoding metallophosphoesterase: MSFSSRQRKGVSRRRFLSLGLAGASGALLADSLWYEPQALKIERHLLQSSSQGEKVRIVQISDLHLSDFNSYFEEVTKQVADLKPDVIVLTGDYLEEQRNIRGVLSFMKSLKATHGIYAVQGNWEYWSRLEGENLRRHFAGVGVKLLINERVDLEINDHALSIFGLDYPSSTDHLEQLQKEVDPKRFNLLMSHVPAFAHEQLNKEINLILSGHTHGGQVRLPYLPPFYLPRYAGRFVAGFYQVSQHRIPLYVSRGVGTSVLPIRFFCRPEIGLFELTG; encoded by the coding sequence ATGAGCTTTTCTTCCCGCCAACGAAAAGGAGTGAGCAGGCGCCGGTTCCTCTCCCTCGGGCTCGCCGGAGCCAGCGGTGCTTTGCTGGCAGATTCCCTCTGGTATGAGCCACAAGCCCTGAAAATTGAACGGCACCTGCTGCAGTCCTCTTCTCAGGGGGAAAAAGTGCGCATCGTGCAGATCAGCGATCTGCACCTGAGCGATTTCAACAGCTACTTTGAAGAGGTCACCAAACAGGTGGCTGATCTGAAGCCTGACGTAATCGTGCTCACCGGAGACTATCTTGAAGAACAGCGTAACATCAGGGGTGTTCTCAGTTTCATGAAAAGTCTGAAAGCGACCCATGGCATTTACGCCGTACAAGGGAACTGGGAATACTGGTCACGGCTTGAAGGAGAGAACCTGCGCAGGCACTTTGCCGGGGTCGGCGTGAAATTATTGATCAATGAGCGAGTGGACCTGGAGATCAATGACCATGCCCTGTCGATCTTCGGCCTCGACTACCCGTCTTCCACGGATCATCTGGAACAACTTCAGAAAGAGGTCGACCCGAAACGCTTTAATCTACTCATGTCCCATGTGCCAGCCTTTGCCCACGAACAGCTCAACAAGGAGATCAACCTGATCCTAAGTGGTCACACTCACGGCGGCCAGGTTCGCCTGCCTTACCTACCACCATTCTACCTGCCACGCTACGCCGGCCGCTTTGTCGCCGGATTCTACCAGGTCAGCCAGCACCGCATACCGCTCTACGTCAGTCGCGGCGTTGGCACCAGCGTCCTGCCGATAAGATTTTTCTGCCGTCCGGAGATCGGGCTTTTTGAATTAACCGGCTAA
- a CDS encoding RNA methyltransferase, with product MNQFEHLRHKEGSVLSRPRELIVACAPMRSNVNISSVARTASACAVERLVLTGNASLISKIARDGAEELEVSIHRSLAPVLQKLRSDRYRLVGLEQTTNSTSIHSYNFSRRTVLVVGNERTGLTPEILELLDDVVEIPVYGLPHSFNAATAASMALYEYCRQYPSG from the coding sequence ATGAACCAATTCGAACATCTGCGTCATAAGGAGGGCTCAGTTCTTAGCCGTCCTCGTGAACTGATCGTCGCCTGCGCCCCCATGCGCAGCAACGTCAACATCTCAAGCGTTGCCAGAACGGCAAGCGCCTGCGCCGTGGAGCGACTCGTCCTGACCGGCAATGCCAGCCTGATCTCAAAGATCGCCCGCGACGGCGCCGAAGAACTCGAGGTCTCGATTCATAGAAGCCTGGCCCCTGTACTGCAAAAATTGCGCAGCGACAGATACCGCCTGGTGGGCCTTGAACAGACCACCAACTCAACGAGCATACATAGCTATAACTTTTCGAGGCGTACTGTTCTGGTGGTTGGTAACGAGCGTACCGGCTTAACGCCGGAAATCCTGGAACTTCTGGATGATGTTGTCGAGATTCCGGTCTATGGCCTGCCTCACAGTTTTAATGCTGCTACCGCTGCCAGCATGGCTCTCTATGAGTACTGCCGTCAGTATCCCTCCGGATGA
- the truA gene encoding tRNA pseudouridine(38-40) synthase TruA encodes MSTSAPQLSNYKLTLAYDGRAFFGWQRHGDKPTVQFALEQAVTKAFGVRVAVQGSGRTDRGTHAHGQVASLSLPEDLPPALVQEKLNQLLAPEVRILDVRCAVKDFHACDSAIAKRYRYLIWNDRKLPEQHDGRVWHVKEPLDVQAMIDVCSVFIGEQDFASFATRTNFKQKSTRRTVFEAVLSNDLPLLTFDICADGFLYKMVRNIVRAVVKVGEGRYTREDLCRILDAGDRQAAPGTAPASGLYLEQVFYSQDELSGNVSKRVLL; translated from the coding sequence ATGTCCACTTCAGCTCCGCAACTTTCTAACTACAAGTTGACCCTCGCCTACGACGGCCGAGCTTTCTTCGGCTGGCAGAGGCATGGTGACAAGCCAACTGTGCAGTTCGCCCTTGAACAGGCGGTGACGAAAGCTTTTGGTGTTCGTGTCGCGGTACAAGGGTCCGGTCGTACCGACCGCGGGACTCATGCTCACGGCCAGGTGGCGAGTCTCTCGCTTCCGGAAGACCTGCCGCCTGCACTTGTCCAGGAGAAGCTCAACCAGCTTTTGGCGCCCGAAGTTCGCATTCTTGATGTTCGGTGTGCTGTGAAAGATTTTCACGCCTGTGACTCAGCTATTGCCAAGCGCTATCGATATCTCATCTGGAATGATCGAAAACTGCCTGAACAGCACGATGGCAGGGTCTGGCACGTTAAAGAACCTCTTGATGTGCAGGCCATGATTGACGTCTGTTCCGTCTTTATCGGTGAACAGGATTTTGCCTCGTTCGCGACGCGGACAAACTTCAAGCAGAAGTCGACGCGGCGCACAGTTTTCGAGGCGGTGCTCAGCAACGATCTGCCCCTGCTCACTTTCGATATCTGTGCGGATGGATTTTTGTACAAGATGGTGCGCAACATTGTCCGTGCCGTCGTCAAGGTCGGCGAGGGACGCTACACGCGTGAGGATTTGTGTCGGATTCTCGATGCAGGCGATCGCCAGGCCGCTCCCGGGACAGCTCCGGCTTCTGGTCTTTACCTGGAACAGGTCTTTTATTCGCAGGATGAATTATCCGGTAACGTCAGTAAAAGAGTGCTTCTATGA
- the aroF gene encoding 3-deoxy-7-phosphoheptulonate synthase gives MLIVMHHSATDEQVQAVTDAVAAMGLTAEPIPGSLRTAIGVLGNQGYVDDTTIRELPGVREVIHVSKPYKLVSRDFHPDASIVEAGGVKFGDNQPPVIIAGPCTVESEEQMLAAARLVKEHGAHMLRGGAYKPRTGPHSFQGLGIEGLKYLRQAGDAEGLPVITEVMRIEQLENICRYSDVLQIGARNMQNFDLLKEAGKTGHPILLKRGMSATIEEFLSAAEYILSEGNPNVILCERGIRTFEKTTRNTLDLSVVPLIREMSHLPIVVDPSHATGRRALVGPMAKAAIVVGAHGIMVEVHPDPDKALCDGAQSLDGDGFGELVAELNRLMHLLEEV, from the coding sequence ATGTTGATCGTCATGCATCATTCTGCCACCGATGAACAGGTCCAGGCCGTTACAGACGCTGTTGCAGCTATGGGCCTGACCGCGGAGCCCATCCCCGGCAGCCTGCGTACCGCTATCGGTGTCCTCGGCAACCAGGGTTATGTGGATGATACGACGATTCGTGAACTCCCCGGTGTCCGCGAAGTTATTCATGTCAGTAAGCCCTATAAGCTGGTCTCCCGGGATTTTCATCCAGACGCCTCCATTGTTGAAGCCGGCGGCGTCAAGTTTGGTGACAACCAGCCACCCGTAATCATCGCCGGCCCCTGTACGGTGGAGAGCGAGGAACAGATGCTCGCTGCTGCCAGGCTTGTCAAAGAACATGGTGCACATATGCTACGTGGTGGTGCGTACAAACCGCGTACAGGACCTCACAGTTTTCAGGGCCTGGGTATTGAAGGGTTGAAGTACCTGCGCCAGGCGGGTGATGCTGAAGGTCTGCCGGTGATTACTGAGGTCATGCGCATTGAGCAGCTTGAAAACATCTGCCGCTATTCTGATGTTCTGCAGATCGGCGCCCGTAATATGCAGAATTTTGACCTGCTTAAGGAAGCGGGCAAGACCGGTCATCCGATCCTCCTTAAAAGAGGTATGAGTGCGACCATCGAGGAGTTTCTCTCCGCTGCCGAGTATATCCTCTCCGAAGGGAATCCGAACGTGATCCTCTGTGAGCGGGGTATTCGGACCTTTGAAAAAACCACACGTAACACGCTCGACTTAAGTGTCGTTCCTCTGATCCGTGAAATGAGTCATCTGCCGATCGTGGTTGATCCCAGCCATGCGACCGGGCGACGTGCTCTGGTTGGTCCGATGGCCAAAGCTGCAATAGTAGTCGGAGCTCACGGTATTATGGTCGAAGTTCATCCCGATCCGGACAAGGCCCTCTGTGATGGCGCCCAGAGCCTCGATGGTGATGGCTTTGGCGAATTGGTCGCAGAGCTCAACCGTCTGATGCATCTTCTGGAAGAGGTGTAG
- a CDS encoding c-type cytochrome codes for MPPKLPVVAIAIILNAILSPFAYADSETEAHKLINAQGCKACHTLDGNGGVTAGSFEAMRDKLTRAQVRSQLVNPERKHGNDKIPDFSHLSEHEIDVLVNFIQPKP; via the coding sequence ATGCCCCCTAAGCTCCCGGTCGTCGCAATCGCTATCATTCTGAACGCTATATTATCTCCTTTTGCCTACGCAGATAGCGAGACAGAGGCTCATAAACTGATCAACGCCCAGGGCTGCAAGGCCTGTCATACATTGGACGGCAATGGCGGTGTCACCGCAGGCAGCTTCGAAGCAATGCGCGACAAACTGACACGTGCTCAAGTACGCTCCCAACTTGTCAACCCGGAGCGAAAACACGGCAATGACAAGATTCCGGATTTCAGTCACCTCTCAGAACATGAGATTGACGTTCTGGTCAATTTCATACAACCAAAGCCTTAA
- the trmB gene encoding tRNA (guanosine(46)-N7)-methyltransferase TrmB, with product MTQRIIPITSANFIAGRTPDQPLDLPSIFGNDHPLALEIGCGTGHFVLERARKQPGTNFLAIDIYNKGCLKTCKKIDEAGVQNVRVMRVEARWLLDKGLQPESLSAVYINCPDPWPKKRHWSRRLVNRDFLLNLAQHLEPGGDFFFSTDFDNYAESVAEQIRDLNGYRNMLQDEWTHCLADYPISKYMQRFLDKGQQIYYLHYKRDAGVPRHLLSSPPVRRGFRFDWQKVGND from the coding sequence ATGACGCAACGTATCATCCCGATCACCTCAGCAAACTTTATTGCCGGCAGAACCCCCGACCAGCCACTGGACCTGCCGTCCATTTTCGGCAACGATCATCCTTTGGCACTGGAAATAGGCTGCGGCACAGGCCATTTCGTGCTTGAGCGTGCTCGCAAACAGCCCGGGACAAACTTCCTCGCTATTGATATCTACAATAAAGGGTGCCTTAAAACCTGTAAGAAGATTGACGAAGCCGGCGTGCAGAACGTTCGTGTCATGCGCGTTGAAGCCCGCTGGCTGCTGGACAAAGGTCTGCAACCTGAGAGCCTCTCTGCGGTCTATATCAACTGCCCGGATCCCTGGCCCAAAAAACGCCACTGGAGCAGACGACTGGTCAACCGTGATTTTCTCCTCAACCTGGCTCAGCATCTGGAACCGGGAGGAGATTTCTTTTTCAGCACCGATTTCGACAACTATGCGGAGAGCGTCGCAGAGCAGATTCGTGACCTGAACGGCTATCGCAATATGCTGCAAGACGAGTGGACGCACTGCTTGGCCGACTACCCGATCTCCAAATACATGCAGAGGTTCCTCGATAAAGGTCAACAGATCTACTACCTGCACTACAAACGTGATGCAGGCGTGCCTCGCCATCTCCTGTCATCCCCTCCGGTACGGCGAGGTTTTCGTTTTGACTGGCAAAAGGTCGGAAATGACTGA
- the truD gene encoding tRNA pseudouridine(13) synthase TruD — protein MTEYLTTQLPGTGGIIRQRPEDFQVEEIPLYEPCGEGDHLFIRVEKSGLTTYDLLRELASALKCNERDLGYAGLKDARAITRQTVSVPLRKPEDVKELEIPGVTILSARLHGNKLRPGHLAGNRFQIRIHQPDQEGLSRAETILGVLQDIGVPNRFGEQRYGSLGNSHRIGKAILRNDFKAALREIIGDTKEINHEGWKQAVEAFHAGDLKTAVEKLPRHCRPERRLLEMLQEGKSARKAVLAMPRKLLRLYLSAYQSCLFDRLVDMRMASLERLWPGDLAYKHVNGACFLVTDPELEQPRADSFEISPTAPLFGYKSKLAKGQAGLLEQGLLDKEQLNLEAFRLSGGLAMEGERRPLRVPIQAPECIREKDSLLVTFSLPKGSFATTVLSEIMKT, from the coding sequence ATGACTGAGTATCTTACGACTCAACTGCCAGGAACGGGAGGGATCATCCGCCAAAGGCCAGAAGACTTCCAGGTTGAGGAGATCCCCCTTTACGAACCCTGTGGAGAAGGCGACCATCTTTTCATCCGTGTAGAAAAGAGCGGATTGACCACCTACGATTTGCTCCGGGAACTTGCGAGCGCCCTTAAGTGCAATGAACGCGATCTCGGCTATGCCGGGCTCAAAGATGCCAGGGCGATTACCCGGCAAACGGTCTCCGTGCCATTACGCAAACCGGAAGACGTCAAAGAACTGGAGATCCCGGGGGTAACGATCCTCTCAGCGCGCCTGCATGGCAATAAGCTGCGTCCCGGCCACCTGGCGGGGAATCGCTTCCAGATCCGCATTCACCAACCCGACCAGGAAGGTTTGTCTCGCGCGGAGACGATTCTTGGCGTCCTGCAGGATATCGGTGTACCCAATCGTTTTGGCGAACAACGCTATGGCTCTCTGGGCAACTCCCACCGTATTGGCAAGGCCATCCTGCGCAACGACTTTAAAGCCGCTCTTCGAGAAATCATCGGCGACACGAAAGAGATTAACCATGAGGGTTGGAAGCAAGCGGTTGAAGCCTTTCACGCAGGTGACTTGAAGACTGCCGTAGAGAAATTACCTCGCCATTGCAGACCGGAGCGCCGTCTGCTGGAGATGCTTCAGGAAGGCAAGAGTGCTCGCAAGGCGGTCCTTGCTATGCCAAGAAAGCTGCTCCGACTCTACCTTTCTGCGTACCAATCTTGCCTCTTTGATCGCTTGGTCGACATGCGCATGGCTTCCCTGGAGCGCCTCTGGCCCGGAGATCTGGCCTACAAACATGTTAACGGCGCCTGTTTTCTGGTCACTGACCCTGAGTTGGAGCAACCGCGCGCTGACAGCTTCGAGATCAGCCCCACAGCCCCCCTATTCGGCTACAAGAGCAAGCTTGCCAAAGGCCAGGCCGGCCTGCTTGAGCAAGGCCTGCTCGACAAAGAGCAGCTCAACCTTGAGGCGTTCCGTCTATCGGGTGGTCTGGCAATGGAAGGGGAACGGCGGCCGTTGCGGGTACCGATTCAGGCCCCGGAATGTATTCGTGAAAAAGACTCGCTGCTGGTGACCTTTTCATTACCGAAAGGCAGCTTCGCGACGACCGTCCTCAGTGAGATTATGAAAACATGA
- a CDS encoding DUF4212 domain-containing protein: MSQTNEQDSPKREDLRINFFRPRPGFMRKEVTIIWVTLAAWAIMTFGMPIHLAFVHTDPTSTLAEAPYIFGIPAYFWFSGQFLILWFIFLCFIFNVLIDWLSSSYRRRR; this comes from the coding sequence ATGTCGCAAACGAACGAACAAGACTCCCCTAAAAGGGAAGATCTCCGCATTAACTTTTTCCGCCCTCGACCCGGCTTCATGCGTAAAGAGGTGACGATTATCTGGGTCACCCTGGCCGCCTGGGCCATTATGACCTTCGGCATGCCGATTCACCTGGCGTTCGTTCACACAGACCCAACCAGTACTCTTGCCGAGGCTCCCTATATCTTCGGCATCCCCGCGTACTTCTGGTTCAGCGGTCAATTTCTGATCCTCTGGTTTATCTTTCTCTGTTTTATCTTCAATGTTCTGATTGACTGGCTGAGTTCAAGCTACCGAAGACGGCGTTAG